A DNA window from Setaria viridis chromosome 2, Setaria_viridis_v4.0, whole genome shotgun sequence contains the following coding sequences:
- the LOC117842325 gene encoding NAC domain-containing protein 67, which translates to MVVPAHRRDAEAELNLPPGFRFHPTDEELVAHYLCARAAGRAPPVPIIAEVDLYRFDPWELPERALFGRREWYFFTPRDRKYPNGSRPNRAAGTGYWKATGADKPVEHAGRTAGIKKALVFYHGKPPRGVKTEWIMHEYRLAGAGAKKPGKDGSLRLDDWVLCRLYHKKNEYEKMQGHKEKVVEAEASLTDTRTPESEIDDDAFPAFDDMAPAPAPTTAPAPAGAVQPKEEVQDFGSLGGDDWLAGINLDDLQMDADFNMLVSPVAPKADQDGGFPFF; encoded by the exons atggtGGTCCCGGCGcaccgccgcgacgccgaggcgGAACTGAACCTGCCCCCGGGCTTCCGCTTCCACCCCACCGACGAGGAGCTCGTGGCGCACTACCTctgcgcgcgggcggcggggcgcgcgccgccggtgccCATCATCGCCGAGGTCGACCTCTACCGCTTCGACCCCTGGGAGCTCCCCGAGCGCGCCCTCTTCGGCCGCCGCGAGTGGTACTTCTTCACCCCCCGGGACCGCAAGTACCCCAACGGCTCCCGCCCAAACCGCGCCGCCGGGACAGGGTACTGGAAGGCCACCGGCGCCGACAAGCCCGTCGAGCACGCGGGCCGGACCGCGGGGATCAAGAAGGCGCTCGTCTTCTACCACGGCAAGCCGCCGCGCGGGGTGAAGACCGAGTGGATCATGCACGAGTaccggctcgccggcgccggcgccaagaAGCCCGGCAAAGACGGCTCCCTCAGG CTGGACGACTGGGTGCTCTGCCGCCTGTATCATAAGAAGAACGAGTAcgaaaaaatgcaggggcacaAGGAGAAGgtcgtggaggcggaggcgtcgCTCACCGACACGCGCACGCCGGAGTCGGAGATCGACGACGACGCGTTCCCGGCGTTCGACGACAtggctcccgctcccgctcccaccaccgcccccgcccccgccggcgccgtccagCCCAAGGAGGAGGTGCAGGATTTCGgcagcctcggcggcgacgactgGCTCGCGGGGATCAACCTCGACGACCTGCAGATGGACGCCGACTTCAACATGCTCGTGTCGCCGGTGGCCCCCAAGGCGGATCAGGACGGCGGCTTTCCGTTCTTCTGA